One window of Camelina sativa cultivar DH55 chromosome 4, Cs, whole genome shotgun sequence genomic DNA carries:
- the LOC104781138 gene encoding IQ domain-containing protein IQM3: protein MQVVASFDFQPSSFTHGAGDILISPVDRRDESLVPEKSSHVGSACEDDSTSLAAVKVQKVYRSYRTRRRLADSVVVAEELWWQAMDYARLNHSTISFFDYSRPETAVSRWNRVSLNASKVGKGLSIVDKAQKLAFQHWIEAIDPRHRYGHNLHKYYEEWCKADAGQPFFYWLDVGGGIDLELNECQRSKLKQQCIRYLGPQEREEYEYVIVEGKIVHKLTGKFLHTMHGSEGTKWIFVMSTFKKLYAGLKKKGRFHHSSFLAGGATLAAGRVIVDDGVLKTISAYSGHYRPSDDSLDTFLSFLRENAVNLDDVEVHKASEDSDTYEDYVKSNGGDDPETLKEEDATYQAETETDENSNGTLGTLEEAKRSSYQRTLSGALESPKANVPQKSMLLRINSKKQSRSLQLGHQLSLKWCTGAGPRIGCAADYPVQLRTQALEFVNLSPRYRSSTLSPTGRLDV from the exons ATGCAGGTAGTTGCGAGCTTTGATTTCCAGCCTTCGTCGTTCACACACGGCGCCGGTGATATTCTCATTTCTCCGGTAGACCGCCGGGATGAGTCTTTAGTGCCGGAGAAATCCTCACACGTAGGAAGCGCGTGTGAAGACGACTCGACTAGCTTGGCGGCGGTGAAAGTGCAGAAGGTCTACAGAAGTTATCGCACGCGGCGTCGATTAGCTGACTCTGTCGTCGTCGCCGAAGAGCTCTG GTGGCAAGCGATGGATTATGCGAGGCTTAACCATAGTActatttccttttttgattACTCGAGACCTGAAACTGCTGTTTCTAGGTGGAATCGTGTGAGCTTGAATGCTTCTAAG gTGGGGAAGGGACTGTCCATAGTCGACAAAGCTCAGAAACTGGCCTTTCAACACTGGATTGAAGCT ATTGATCCTCGACACCGGTATGGACACAACCTGCATAAATACTATGAAGAATGGTGTAAAGCTGATGCTGGTCAGCCTTTCTTTTACTG GTTGGATGTTGGAGGAGGGATAGATCTAGAACTTAACGAATGTCAGAGGTCAAAGCTTAAGCAGCAATGCATTAGATATCTTGGACCT CAAGAGAGGGAAGAGTATGAGTATGTTATCGTAGAAGGGAAGATTGTTCACAAGTTAACTGGAAAGTTTCTACACACTATGCATGGATCCGAGGGAACTAAATGGATCTTTGTTATGAGTACTTTCAAGAAACTCTATGCCGGTCTG aagaagaaaggaaggtTCCATCACTCGAGCTTTTTAGCCGGAGGAGCAACATTAGCCGCTGGGAGGGTGATTGTTGACGATGGAGTTCTCAAG ACAATCTCTGCATACAGCGGACATTACAGACCGTCGGATGATAGCCTCGACACATTCCTCTCGTTTCTCAGAGAGAACGCAGTGAATCTTGACGATGTTGAG GTGCACAAAGCTAGTGAAGATTCCGACACCTACGAGGATTACGTGAAATCAAACGGAGGAGATGATCCCGAAACGTTAAAGGAAGAGGACGCAACATACCAAGCAGAGACTGAAACAGATGAGAACAGTAACGGAACACTCGGTACACTTGAAGAGGCGAAACGTAGTAGTTACCAGAGAACACTCTCAGGTGCACTTGAGAGTCCAAAAGCTAATGTGCCACAGAAGTCAATGCTACTAAGGATCAACTCAAAGAAACAGTCAAGATCCTTACAGTTGGGACATCAGCTATCGCTGAAATGGTGTACCGGAGCTGGTCCAAGGATCGGTTGTGCAGCTGATTACCCGGTTCAGCTCAGAACACAGGCGTTGGAGTTTGTTAACTTGTCTCCTAGATACCGAAGCAGCACACTTTCTCCGACCGGGAGGCTTGATGTCTGA